The genomic interval AATTGACGCTGCACCGGAAGAGCNNNNNNNNNNNNNNNNNNNNNNNNNNNNNNNNNNNNNNNNNNNNNNNNNNNNNNNNNNNNNNNNNNNNNNNNNNNNNNNNNNNNNNNNNNNNNNNNNNNNNNNNNNNNNNNNNNNNNNNNNNNNNNNNNNNNNNNNNNNNNNNNNNNNNNNNNNNNNNNNNNNNNNNNNNNNNNNNNNNNNNNNNNNNNNNNNNNNNNNNNNNNNNNNNNNNNNNNNNNNNNNNNNNNNNNNNNNNNNNNNNNNNNNNNCCACCGTTGAGTACGAGACTGAAACTCGTCATTATGCTCACGTTGATTGCCCTGGTCACGCTGATTACGTCAAAAATATGATTACTGGTGCCGCTCAAATGGACGGCGCTATCCTCGTTGTCTCCGGCGCCGATGGCCCCATGCCACAAACCAAAGAACATATCCTTCTCGCCAAACAGGTCATTATCTTATCTTATCTTATtacaataacaattataatttctccgttaattttaatttaattagaaCTAGTAAAGATTTGttgcaattttaattaatgtagCGAATAAAATGCCAACACAAAATAGAGGTTTTAGCACAGGCAAAAGATTGATTGATAGATAGATAACTTTGCTATTgaagtttaataattttatgtatGGTTTTTGATTGGTTGATATCTCAGGTTGGTGTTCCGAGCGTGGTTGTGTTTTTGAACAAGCAGGACCAAGTGGATGATGAGGAGCTTTTAGAACTTGTGGAGCTTGAAGTTAGGGAGCTTCTCTCGTCTTATGAGTTTCCCGGTGATGACATTCCGATTGTTTCCGGTTCGGCCCTATTGGCATTGGAAGCTTTAATGGCTAACCCTGCACTCAAACGTGGCGATAACCAGTGGGTGGATAAGATTTACAAGCTTATGGATGAGGTTGACAACTACATACCGATCCCACAACGCCAAACGGAACTCCCCTTCTTGCTAGCTGTTGAGGATGTGTTTTCCATCACCGGTCGTGGAACGGTGGCAACTGGGAGAATTGAGAGGGGGACTGTTAAAGTTGGAGATACAGTCGACCTTGTTGGTTTGAGGGAAACGAGGAACACAACAGTGACAGGTGTGGAAATGTTTCAGAAAATTTTGGATGATGCTATGGCTGGTGACAATGTGGGGTTGTTACTGAGAGGTGTTCAGAAGATTGATATTCAGAGAGGAATGGTTTTGGCTAAGCCTGGGACTATTACTCCTCACTCTAAGTTTAGTGCTATTGTGTATGTTTTGAAGAAGGAAGAAGGTGGAAGACACTCACCTTTCTTTGCTGGTTATAGGCCTCAATTTTATATGAGGACTACCGATGTCACTGGAAAAGTTACTTCTATTATGAATGATAAGGACGAGGAGTCAAAGATGGTGATGCCCGGTGATCGTGTTAAGATGGTCGTTGAACTCATTGTTCCTGTGGCTATTGAACAAGGAATGAGGTTTGCTATTAGAGAAGGAGGGAAGACCGTTGGAGCTGGTGTTATCGGAGCTATCATTGAGTGAAAATTTCTATCCAGCGGCAGCAGCATTGCTCTTTAAACGGggttctttatttatttatttttaatgcaaTCAATTAATTGACTTTTGCCGTATTTTATAGGGTTTAATTTAACTTTGGGATTATCTTTTAGTCAAATTGGATACTATTTTTCCATCCcaatgttttgttgttgttacttGCTTATACCTGTTTCTTCTCTTACTGTTGAGTTCCTTAAATTGCATCAATGATGATATCTGTATTGCGGGATGAAACCGGTTACAGTTTTCCTCTTTATTAGATAGATTTGATGTTACTCATAATCTGTGGTTGAAATAACTTGAATGCTCTTTCCATATGCATGTTGAAATGGATAGCCATGAATTAATATGAAATCTAAGGAAATTGAGTTTTGAAAAACTTGGCAATCTTTTTTTAATTCCTCCTTTGACATTGCCTCAATTTTTTGTGCTACAAAGTAAGCCTATGATGAACTTCTATACTGAATGTCTGTAGGTTTTTATTGATAAACACGCAAGAGATGAGTTAATTAAGTTTATATCTTGGTAGGGTATAGTTAAATTAAGCTATGAAAATATGTTGCATGTTTCTCTACATTTAGGTTAGAGTGCCCCATTCTGCT from Cicer arietinum cultivar CDC Frontier isolate Library 1 chromosome 5, Cicar.CDCFrontier_v2.0, whole genome shotgun sequence carries:
- the LOC101508466 gene encoding elongation factor Tu, chloroplastic, whose amino-acid sequence is MAIATASSSSCSSKLKLSQHPPLSHTFIASASISNSNTFRSTTHPKLTLTRLSSSFLNPSTILHLTPSSQQQRTNRPSFTVRAARGKFERKKPHLNIGTIGHVDHGKTTLTAALTMALASLGNSAPKKYDEIDAAPEEXXXXXXXXXXTVEYETETRHYAHVDCPGHADYVKNMITGAAQMDGAILVVSGADGPMPQTKEHILLAKQVGVPSVVVFLNKQDQVDDEELLELVELEVRELLSSYEFPGDDIPIVSGSALLALEALMANPALKRGDNQWVDKIYKLMDEVDNYIPIPQRQTELPFLLAVEDVFSITGRGTVATGRIERGTVKVGDTVDLVGLRETRNTTVTGVEMFQKILDDAMAGDNVGLLLRGVQKIDIQRGMVLAKPGTITPHSKFSAIVYVLKKEEGGRHSPFFAGYRPQFYMRTTDVTGKVTSIMNDKDEESKMVMPGDRVKMVVELIVPVAIEQGMRFAIREGGKTVGAGVIGAIIE